CTGCGGCGTGCGGTCGTCGAGAACCGGCAGCGAGAGCGACGTGCCGGAACCGGCCGTGACCCCCGCGCTCGCGACAGGGCGGTTGACGGCGTAGGAGACGGTCAGCATGCCGCGCTCTTCCGTCACGGCGTAGCCGCCCATCGAGAACGGCTGGTGCCCGTTGTCACCGGATGACCACCCGACCTGAGTGACGATGAACGCCCCGTCCTGCCGGTACACCGTGCCGCTCGATCCCATGAGGAACGAGCGCTCGACGACCACGTACCCGGTGTCGCAGCCCCTGTGCAGTACGGGCGTCACGTTCGCGTCGACCGTGAAGACCGCAGCGAGGGCAGCGAGGGCCCCGGCGCACGTGGCCAGCACGACGCCGATGACCTTCAGCGGCAGCATCCTCGGCGGCGCTTCGATGCTCCACAGGCCGACGCCGAGGGAGCCGAAAGCCAGGAGTACAGACAGAGTGAGAAGACTGAGCTCGTCGAGCGGTCCGATCAGGACGGATGCCGCCCCCGAGGAGGCAGAAGACACCGACACGACCCAGAACACGACGGCCGTGGCGCACGCGAAGACACCGCCGGCGATCCACGTGATGGTCCGCCGAGGGGGAGGCGGGGGTGGAGTCACGGGGGAAGCCTATGCGGCAACGGGCGTCGAGCACCGGAATCCCCAGCCGACTCTCGGCTCTCCGACTCTCGGCGGGGCGCCGCGGAACCGCTCCGGGTGGGGTCAGCGGCGCACGCGGGCGCGGGTCTTCGCGACGCTCGCGAGAGTGGCGCGCACCGGGGTGCCCAGGTACAGGCCGAGTGACGCGCCGGATGCCAGGCCGATGCCGATGACCGCGGCATCGATGAGCGACCCGCCGGCGAGCAGCATGCCGGTGGAGGTGCCGGCGGCGTGGACCATCTCGAGCAGTCCCTGGAACACGGCGACACCGGGAACGAGGGGCACGATCGCCGCGGTGGTCACCGCGACCGAGGGCACGTGGAGGTTGCGGGCGATCAGCATCCCGAGGAAGCTCGCGAGCAGGGCGCCGATCGCGCTCGCCGCAGCCGGGTGCAGGTTCAGCGCGACCGAGGCGGAGTAGCCCGCGAGAGTGACGGCGCTGAGCAGCGCACTGACCAGGATGATGCGGAGGCCAGCGCCGTTGAACACGGCCACGGCCACCGCGATGATGATCGCCCCTGCGAACTGGTTCACGAGCGGGCCGAACGGCGCAGGGTCGTCGGGCAGGCCCATGGTGAACCCCAGGACGCCGCCGAGCTCCAGGCCGACGAGGATGCCGATCACCACGCCGAGCGTCTGCATCGTCAGATCGAGGATGCGTCCGCCCGCGGTCAACGCGAAGCCGTCGATCGCATCCTGTGCCGCACCGACCACGGTGAGGCCGGCGAGCATCAGCACGATTCCCGAGGCGACGATGATCGAAGGGCGGATGCCGACGAACGGCTCTATCCCCGCGGTGCCGAGGGCGGAGACCACGACGGCCACGACGGTCGTCACGAACCCTCCGGCGATCTGGCTGAAGAACAGGGGCACGCGCAGTCGGGCGAGACCGGCCTGCGTGAGTGCGGCGCACAGGGCCGCGACGAAGGTGAGGCCGACGATGATCGGCGAGGCGCCCAGCATGATGCTCACGCCCACGGCGAGAAGTGCCCTGGCGACGATGACGACGGGCTGCTGGTAGCGGAACGGCATCCGTCGAATGGCACGGAACGTCGTGCGTGCGGATTCGAGGTCGAGTCCACCGTCGATGTCGGCGACCAGGGCCTGCACGCGCTGCAGCTTCGCGTGGTCGGGGGCGGTGACG
The DNA window shown above is from Microbacterium maritypicum and carries:
- a CDS encoding threonine/serine exporter family protein, producing MSARSRRPLLSSVRRLLHTDPSAVAHTEAMPVIDERTVPRVLDLATRIGESMFAVGASAHEVTLAITRVCDAYGMRGVQVDVTYNSITVSFHLSGEVWPETLVRVVRVTAPDHAKLQRVQALVADIDGGLDLESARTTFRAIRRMPFRYQQPVVIVARALLAVGVSIMLGASPIIVGLTFVAALCAALTQAGLARLRVPLFFSQIAGGFVTTVVAVVVSALGTAGIEPFVGIRPSIIVASGIVLMLAGLTVVGAAQDAIDGFALTAGGRILDLTMQTLGVVIGILVGLELGGVLGFTMGLPDDPAPFGPLVNQFAGAIIIAVAVAVFNGAGLRIILVSALLSAVTLAGYSASVALNLHPAAASAIGALLASFLGMLIARNLHVPSVAVTTAAIVPLVPGVAVFQGLLEMVHAAGTSTGMLLAGGSLIDAAVIGIGLASGASLGLYLGTPVRATLASVAKTRARVRR